Proteins from one Toxotes jaculatrix isolate fToxJac2 chromosome 13, fToxJac2.pri, whole genome shotgun sequence genomic window:
- the rab42a gene encoding ras-related protein Rab-42a, translated as MDILWQYQFRIILLGDSTVGKSSLLKRFTDGIYSDVADPTVGVDFYARSLEIDSGVKIKLQLWDTAGQERFRSITTSYYRNSVGGLLVFDLTNRKTFDHVREWHKEVSEHILPHHMVYILIGHKSDLNKDRKVSRDEAEQLAAELGIRYVETSAKCNSNVDRAFELLTRDIYELMKMGEIVTRDGWDGVKSGLTAKVLYPAQNEEELPTTTTEKGCHC; from the exons ATGGATATTTTGTGGCAATACCAGTTCAGAATCATTTTACTCGGGGATTCGACAGTGGGGAAGTCGTCGCTGCTGAAGCGCTTCACGGACGGTATTTACAGCGATGTGGCGGATCCGACGGTCGGGGTTGATTTTTATGCCCGCTCGCTTGAAATCGACAGCGGGGTGAAAATAAAGCTCCAGCTCTGGGACACGGCCGGTCAGGAACGATTCAG GTCCATCACAACATCATATTACCGTAACTCAGTGGGCGGCCTACTAGTTTTTGATCTCACCAATCGTAAAACCTTTGACCATGTGAGGGAGTGGCACAAGGAGGTGAGTGAGCACATCCTGCCTCACCACATGGTCTACATCCTCATCGGCCACAAGAGCGACCTGAACAAGGACCGCAAGGTGTCCCGAGATGAAGCAGAGCAGCTGGCGGCAGAGCTGGGCATCCGCTACGTGGAGACATCGGCCAAGTGCAACAGCAACGTAGACCGGGCCTTTGAGCTGCTGACCAGAGACATCTACGAGCTGATGAAGATGGGGGAGATCGTCACCCGCGACGGCTGGGATGGCGTGAAGAGCGGTCTCACTGCCAAGGTCCTCTACCCGGCCCAGAACGAAGAGGAACTACCTACCACGACCACTGAAAAAGGCTGCCACTGCTGA